GATGCGGCGAGCGGAAAGGTCCTCGCCGCAGACCGATGTGCGACCGGCCCCGCCGGTGGATCGGCGGACCACGGAGGAGCAGATCGCCGATCTCGACCGTGAGATCGAGGAATGGCGTCTTCGGCAAGAGATCGAGAAGCGCCGACGCGACGGCGAAGCCCCGTCAGGATCCGTCGGCTCGACCTCCTAGGCGGCGTGCGGGCGGTCGAACGATTCGCGGATCGCTTCCTCCAGCTGCGGGTGACGGAACTCGAACCCGGCGGCGGTGAGCTTCTCGGGGAGCACCCATCGGCTCTTCAGGACCAGCTCGGTCTCGGTCCGGATGCCGATGGCGCCGAGCTCCAGCATCCAGCGGGGCATCGGCGGACCGATCCGAGCGCCCAGCACGCGGCGCACGGTCGCCATGAACTCGACGTTGTCGACGGGATGCGGAGCGGCCGCGTTGACCGGTCCCTCCAGTGCCGGCGTCCGCTCGAGGAAGTCGATGATGCGGGCGACGTCTTCGATGTGCACCCAGCTGAAGCGCTGACGACCGCGGCGTGCCCCGGGGAAGTGTCCCGTTCCTGCCGCGCGGCGAGCGGCGCTCACCGGCCAGCGCCCGTCGTACTGCGGACCGCCGAGGCCGAGGCGTGTCAGGGTCTTCAACGGCTCGAGCACGCCGCCGTGACCGAGGACGATCGTGCTGCGCAGAGCGACCCGACGTGTGGCCGGGAGCTCTTCGGCGAACAGCGCCTGTTCCCACGCCTTCGCGACCTCGACGGAGAAGCCGGTGCCGATCTCGCCCGCGGACTCGGTCATCGGGCGGTCCTCGGCGTGACGGTAGATCGTGGCGGTCGAGGAGTTCACCCACAGC
Above is a window of Microbacterium aurugineum DNA encoding:
- a CDS encoding epimerase, giving the protein MSTDDIGAGRVVIGGSTGFMGTYLAPRLRAAGREVVTISRSGADIRWGDQVEIDRAVDGATLVIGLAGKSVNCRYTPENRAEIFRSRLDTTASLRTAIARATTPPPLWVNSSTATIYRHAEDRPMTESAGEIGTGFSVEVAKAWEQALFAEELPATRRVALRSTIVLGHGGVLEPLKTLTRLGLGGPQYDGRWPVSAARRAAGTGHFPGARRGRQRFSWVHIEDVARIIDFLERTPALEGPVNAAAPHPVDNVEFMATVRRVLGARIGPPMPRWMLELGAIGIRTETELVLKSRWVLPEKLTAAGFEFRHPQLEEAIRESFDRPHAA